One region of Seriola aureovittata isolate HTS-2021-v1 ecotype China chromosome 15, ASM2101889v1, whole genome shotgun sequence genomic DNA includes:
- the smg8 gene encoding nonsense-mediated mRNA decay factor SMG8, giving the protein MKEANMAVPVSIGALLQSDFLEDAAYRDDGLCVVGIFGKSNMQPGPLKESLINTLADKHIFSLFGGPQDGGTADSHIQAFYNQENRVLYLVLSSVCDSRQLLQACQSLSAGTGHSDSHDFWKGLDRQHCLHLLYMFSVCHVLLLVHPNQTFDVTYDRLFRALDALRQKVLPLIRAAIKDCPVSKEWKVNCRPCPPRLLFVFQMNGTLKVSANGSESGGNPDKPKKHSPRRRLQHALEDQIYRIFRKSRVLTNQSSNCLFTVPANQAFVYVIPTADEDPVGALLGQLRSNCILCDQDSTTSVSGPRRYQQMRRSARQSSCSGDSGSMSMGAQLVDCSLKEFLWQHVELVLTKKGFDDSVGRNPQPSHFELPTYSKWVQVASRLHQVLISNTDEEIAELASKVQSQLKVLEGFLDADTKFSENRCQKALPLAHSAYQSNLPHNYTTTVHKNQLAQALRVYSQHARGVAFQRYALQLHEDCYKFWSNGHQLCEERSLTDQHCVHKFHLLPQPGEKPDMDRNPPILNHNSRGRSTSSCNCGRKQAPREDPFDIQAANYDFYQMLEEKCCGKLERIEFPVFQPSTPDPAPACNQAQRLPSEASGSGEAERLKEPSTAQSHTPGDTSLSLALSLGQSTDSLGPYADGDGTDTQVQQKRPSLVDRQPSTVEYLPGMMHSGCPKGLLPKFSSWSLVKLGPAKSYNCHTGLEQPGFLPGSSFLLPWDLVIRSRSEEDTGLTEPLDGGTSSWPAPNKTLVGKRGSTGGLGRSRRRDDMARAFVGFEYEDSRGRRFISSGPDKIVKVLGPGGAKDPATRVLNTDMPLYIPSPSQGRGLKPHYAQLARLFIVVPDAPLEVTLNPQVQPGPPPCPVFHPEQTDLVLPPDGLWVLRFPYSYAADRGTCYPPKENQPLNNYKVLRGILRATTANPPPQ; this is encoded by the exons ATGAAGGAAGCAAATATGGCTGTCCCTGTGAGTATCGGGGCTCTGCTTCAGTCAGACTTCCTGGAGGACGCTGCTTACCGGGACGACGGCCTGTGTGTTGTCGGTATTTTCGGAAAAAGCAACATGCAGCCCGGGCCGCTGAAGGAGTCTCTTATCAACACTTTGGCGGACAAACATATCTTCTCGCTGTTCGGCGGACCGCAGGACGGCGGCACCGCAGACAGCCACATCCAGGCTTTCTACAACCAGGAGAACCGGGTGCTGTACCTGGTGCTCTCCTCCGTCTGCGACAGCCGGCAGCTGCTGCAAGCCTGCCAGTCTCTGAGCGCCGGCACCGGCCACTCTGACTCCCATGACTTCTGGAAAGGCCTCGACAGACAGCACTGCCTCCACCTGCTCTACATGTTCTCCGTCTGCCATGTTCTCTTGCTCGTCCATCCCAACCAGACCTTCGATGTGACCTACGACCGGCTCTTCAGAGCCCTGGACGCCCTGAGACAGAAGGTGCTGCCTCTGATCCGAGCTGCCATCAAAGACTGTCCGGTGTCCAAGGAGTGGAAGGTGAACTGCCGGCCCTGCCCTCCGCGCCTGCTCTTCGTCTTCCAGATGAACGGCACTCTGAAG GTTTCTGCAAACGGCTCAGAGTCAGGAGGAAATCCAGACAAACCCAAAAAGCACTCTCCcaggaggaggctgcagcaTGCCCTGGAGGACCAAATTTATCGCATCTTCCGTAAAAGCAGAGTCCTTACCAACCAAAGCAGCAACTGCTTGTTCACCGTGCCCGCCAACCAGGCATTTGTGTATGTGATACCAACAGCAGACGAGGACCCTGTAGGTGCCTTGCTTGGTCAGCTGCGGTCCAACTGCATCTTGTGTGACCAAGACTCCACCACGTCGGTGTCAGGACCAAGGCGTTACCAGCAGATGCGACGCTCGGCTCGGCAGTCCAGCTGCAGTGGAGATTCAGGCAGCATGTCGATGGGCGCTCAGCTGGTGGACTGCAGCTTGAAGGAATTCCTCTGGCAGCATGTAGAGCTGGTGCTAACCAAGAAAGGCTTTGATGATAGTGTCGGCCGCAACCCACAGCCTTCGCACTTTGAATTGCCAACCTACTCCAAATGGGTCCAGGTCGCCTCCAGACTCCACCAAGTCCTAATTAGCAACACAGATGAAGAAATAGCTGAGCTAGCCTCGAAAGTGCAAAGCCAGCTGAAGGTTTTGGAGGGTTTTCTTGACGCTGACACCAAGTTCTCTGAGAACAGGTGTCAGAAAGCTCTGCCACTAGCTCACAGCGCTTACCAGTCCAACCTTCCTCATAACTACACCACTACAGTGCACAAAAACCAGCTGGCGCAGGCTCTGCGGGTGTATAGCCAGCATGCTCGGGGCGTGGCTTTTCAGCGCTACGCACTGCAGCTTCATGAGGACTGTTACAAGTTCTGGAGTAACGGCCACCAGCTGTGTGAGGAGCGAAGCCTGACTGACCAGCACTGTGTTCACAAGTTCCACCTACTACCTCAGCCAG GAGAGAAGCCAGATATGGATCGCAACCCACCCATCCTAAACCACAACAGCAGGGGGCGCTCCACCAGCTCCTGTAACTGTGGCAGGAAACAGGCTCCTCGGGAGGATCCGTTTGACATCCAGGCTGCCAATTATGACTTTTACCAG ATGCTGGAGGAGAAATGCTGCGGGAAGCTGGAGAGGATTGAGTTTCCAGTGTTCCAGCCCAGCACTCCTGACCCAGCCCCAGCCTGCAACCAAGCTCAGCGACTGCCATCCGAAGCTTCAGGGTCTGGTGAGGCAGAGAGGCTGAAGGAACCGAGCACTGCCCAGAGCCATACACCCGGAGACACCAGCCTCAGCCTGGCTCTCAGTCTGGGCCAGTCCACGGACAGTCTGGGTCCCTACGCTGATGGAGACGGCACAGACACCCAAGTCCAGCAAAAGAGACCAAGCCTCGTAGATCGCCAGCCATCCACTGTGGAGTATCTCCCTGGTATGATGCACTCTGGCTGCCCCAAGGGCCTGCTACCCAAGTTCTCCAGCTGGTCACTGGTCAAACTGGGCCCAGCAAAGTCATACAACTGCCACACCGGTCTGGAACAGCCAGGCTTCCTCCCCGGCTCCTCCTTCCTCTTACCATGGGACTTGGTGATCCGCTCTCGGTCAGAGGAGGATACCGGCCTGACGGAGCCTTTGGACGGAGGCACCTCCTCATGGCCAGCCCCCAACAAGACCCTGGTGGGAAAGCGGGGCAGCACTGGAGGGCTCGGTAGGAGTCGCAGGAGAGATGATATGGCTCGTGCATTTGTGGGCTTTGAGTATGAAGACAGCAGGGGAAGACGTTTCATTAGCTCCGGGCCTGATAAGATAGTGAAGGTGCTGGGGCCAGGGGGCGCCAAAGATCCCGCCACCAGGGTGCTAAACACCGATATGCCACTGTACATCCCTTCCCCTTCCCAGGGCCGTGGCCTGAAGCCTCACTACGCCCAGCTGGCTCGCCTTTTTATCGTGGTGCCTGACGCTCCGCTGGAGGTTACCCTCAACCCACAG